Proteins found in one Hippopotamus amphibius kiboko isolate mHipAmp2 chromosome 12, mHipAmp2.hap2, whole genome shotgun sequence genomic segment:
- the NTF3 gene encoding neurotrophin-3, translating into MVTSATILQVNKVMSILFYVIFLTYLRGIQGNSMDQRSLPEDSLNSLIIKLLQADILKNKLSKQMVDVKENYQSTLPKAEAPREPARSEFQPVTAMGPELLRHQRRYNSPRVLLSDSTPLEPPPLYLVEDYVGSPVAANRTARRKRYAAHKSHRGEYSVCDSESLWVTDKSSAIDIRGHQVTVLGEIKTGNSPVKQYFYETRCKEARPVKNGCRGIDDKHWNSQCKTSQTYVRALTSENNKLVGWRWIRIDTSCVCALSRKIGRT; encoded by the coding sequence ATCTTACAGGTGAACAAGGTGATGTCCATCTTGTTTTATGTGATATTTCTCACTTATCTCCGTGGCATCCAAGGTAACAGCATGGATCAAAGGAGTTTGCCGGAAGACTCGCTCAATTCCCTGATTATTAAGCTGCTCCaggcagatattttaaaaaacaaactctcCAAGCAGATGGTGGACGTTAAGGAAAACTACCAGAGCACCCTGCCCAAAGCAGAGGCCCCCCGGGAGCCCGCCAGGTCGGAATTCCAGCCGGTGACAGCCATGGGCCCCGAACTGCTGCGGCATCAGAGACGCTACAACTCGCCCCGGGTCCTGCTGAGTGACAGCACCCCCTTGGAGCCCCCTCCCCTGTACCTCGTGGAGGATTACGTGGGCAGCCCCGTGGCGGCCAACAGAACGGCGCGGAGGAAGAGGTACGCGGCGCACAAGAGCCACCGAGGCGAGTACTCCGTGTGCGACAGCGAGAGCCTGTGGGTGACGGACAAGTCATCGGCCATCGACATTCGGGGACACCAGGTCACGGTGCTGGGAGAGATCAAAACCGGCAACTCTCCCGTCAAACAATATTTTTATGAGACGAGATGTAAGGAGGCCAGGCCTGTCAAGAACGGTTGTAGAGGCATTGACGATAAACACTGGAACTCTCAGTGCAAAACCTCGCAAACCTACGTCCGGGCGCTGACGTCAGAAAACAACAAACTGGTCGGCTGGCGCTGGATAAGGATAGACACGTCCTGCGTGTGTGCCTTGTCGAGAAAAATCGGAAGAACATAG